The following are from one region of the Sphingomonas sp. J315 genome:
- a CDS encoding aa3-type cytochrome c oxidase subunit IV — MAQSGDMKAHEATYGGFMRLLKVGTIISVILAAIVVWLIA, encoded by the coding sequence ATGGCCCAGAGCGGTGACATGAAGGCACATGAAGCGACCTATGGCGGGTTCATGCGCCTGTTGAAGGTCGGCACGATCATTTCCGTGATCCTCGCCGCGATCGTCGTCTGGCTGATCGCCTGA
- the glmM gene encoding phosphoglucosamine mutase codes for MARKYFGTDGIRGKTNAGHMTAAMAMKVGMAAGKHFVRGDHRHRVVIGKDTRLSGYMIENALVAGFASVGMDVTLVGPMPTPAVAMLTHSMRADLGVMISASHNPYADNGIKLFGPDGYKLSDEDEAAIEALIDAEVDLAPSSEIGRVRRVDDVKGRYIHFAKATFPAELSLDGLKIVVDCANGAAYQVAPSALWELGAEVVAIGVSPNGKNINDQVGSTAPLTLCETVVASGAHIGIALDGDADRLIVADEHGEVVDGDQLMAAIAGGWARQGRLAGGGLVATVMSNLGLERHLAAQGLGLVRTKVGDRHVLEKMRASGYNVGGEQSGHIILSDYATTGDGLIAALQVLAEIVRAGAPASEVLHRFDPLPQLLKNVRFAGGKPLEHGSVQDVIAAAEAELQGTGRLVIRPSGTEPVIRVMAEGEDMAQVTAVVDRICDAVRAAAA; via the coding sequence ATGGCAAGAAAATATTTCGGCACCGATGGAATCCGCGGCAAGACCAATGCGGGCCACATGACCGCAGCGATGGCGATGAAGGTCGGCATGGCGGCCGGCAAGCATTTCGTGCGCGGCGATCACCGCCACCGCGTGGTGATCGGCAAGGACACCCGCCTCTCGGGCTATATGATCGAAAACGCGCTGGTCGCCGGGTTCGCCAGCGTCGGCATGGACGTGACGCTCGTCGGCCCGATGCCGACCCCGGCTGTCGCGATGCTCACCCATTCGATGCGCGCGGACCTTGGCGTGATGATCTCCGCCAGCCACAATCCCTATGCGGACAACGGCATCAAGCTGTTCGGTCCGGATGGCTACAAGCTGTCAGACGAGGACGAGGCCGCGATCGAAGCGCTGATCGACGCGGAGGTGGACCTTGCCCCCTCGTCCGAAATTGGCCGCGTCCGCCGCGTCGACGATGTGAAGGGCCGCTACATCCACTTTGCCAAGGCAACCTTCCCCGCCGAACTCAGCCTCGACGGCCTCAAGATCGTGGTCGATTGCGCCAATGGAGCCGCCTATCAGGTTGCGCCCTCGGCTTTGTGGGAGCTCGGCGCCGAAGTCGTCGCGATCGGCGTGTCGCCCAATGGCAAGAACATCAATGACCAGGTCGGCTCCACCGCTCCGCTCACCTTGTGCGAGACCGTGGTCGCATCCGGCGCGCATATCGGCATCGCACTCGACGGCGACGCCGACCGGCTGATCGTCGCGGACGAACATGGCGAGGTGGTCGATGGCGACCAGCTGATGGCGGCGATCGCGGGCGGATGGGCGCGACAGGGGCGGCTCGCCGGCGGCGGCCTGGTCGCCACGGTCATGTCGAACCTCGGCCTCGAACGCCATCTCGCTGCGCAGGGGCTCGGCCTCGTTCGCACCAAGGTCGGCGACCGCCATGTCCTCGAAAAGATGCGCGCCTCGGGCTATAATGTCGGCGGCGAGCAGTCGGGCCACATCATCCTGTCCGACTATGCCACCACCGGCGACGGCCTGATCGCCGCGCTTCAGGTGCTCGCCGAAATCGTCCGCGCGGGTGCACCCGCGAGCGAGGTGCTCCACCGCTTCGACCCGCTGCCGCAGTTGCTCAAGAATGTCCGCTTCGCCGGGGGCAAGCCGCTGGAGCATGGTTCGGTCCAGGATGTGATCGCCGCCGCCGAGGCCGAATTGCAGGGCACCGGCCGCCTCGTCATCCGCCCGTCGGGCACCGAACCGGTAATCCGCGTGATGGCGGAGGGCGAGGACATGGCGCAGGTCACCGCAGTGGTCGATCGTATCTGCGACGCGGTACGCGCGGCGGCAGCCTGA
- a CDS encoding SDR family NAD(P)-dependent oxidoreductase, which yields MRDGFEGRTALVTGAASGIGMAVAQYLADAGAARLILVDRDAAALESLRVAGEVIRVAGDVSDESLWDRVDLGALDHAVINAGVAGAGPIASLDFAEWRRILSVNLDGAFLTLRAAMRAMEGRGGSIVLTASAAGIKAEPGVAAYGCSKAALIHLAKVAAKEGAADGIRVNAIAPAGVETAVWDAVPMFAARAAEIGRDAAFAELAAMATPLGRYAKAEEVAAQIGFLLGDQGALITGTTLLADGGYTL from the coding sequence ATGAGAGACGGGTTTGAAGGGCGGACTGCGCTGGTGACCGGGGCGGCGTCCGGGATCGGGATGGCGGTCGCGCAATATCTGGCGGATGCGGGTGCGGCGCGGCTGATTCTGGTCGATCGTGACGCTGCTGCGCTGGAATCGCTGAGGGTCGCGGGCGAGGTGATTCGTGTCGCGGGCGATGTTTCCGATGAGTCGCTTTGGGATCGCGTCGATCTTGGCGCGCTCGATCATGCGGTGATCAATGCCGGGGTCGCCGGGGCGGGGCCGATCGCCTCGCTCGATTTCGCTGAGTGGCGGCGCATCCTGTCGGTCAATCTCGACGGCGCGTTCCTGACACTGCGGGCGGCGATGCGGGCGATGGAAGGGCGCGGAGGCAGCATCGTGCTGACCGCGTCGGCGGCGGGGATCAAGGCCGAGCCAGGGGTCGCCGCCTATGGCTGCTCGAAAGCTGCGCTGATCCACCTCGCCAAGGTCGCGGCGAAGGAGGGGGCGGCTGACGGCATCCGCGTCAACGCCATCGCGCCTGCCGGGGTCGAGACGGCCGTGTGGGATGCCGTGCCGATGTTCGCGGCGCGTGCGGCGGAAATCGGCCGCGATGCCGCCTTTGCCGAGTTGGCAGCGATGGCGACCCCGCTGGGTCGTTATGCCAAGGCGGAAGAGGTGGCGGCGCAGATCGGGTTCCTGCTCGGCGACCAAGGTGCGCTGATTACCGGTACGACGTTGCTTGCCGACGGCGGCTACACATTGTGA
- a CDS encoding DUF1272 domain-containing protein, whose product MLEMRPDCERCGSDLPADQGGAFICSFECTFCADCADALDETCPNCGGELLDRPARVGDALKKYPASTARRFSGNDN is encoded by the coding sequence ATGCTCGAAATGCGCCCCGACTGCGAACGCTGCGGCAGCGATCTTCCCGCCGATCAGGGCGGGGCGTTCATCTGCTCGTTCGAATGCACCTTTTGCGCCGACTGCGCCGATGCGCTTGACGAAACCTGCCCCAATTGCGGCGGCGAATTGCTCGACCGCCCGGCGCGCGTCGGCGATGCGCTCAAGAAATATCCGGCCAGCACCGCGCGACGGTTCAGCGGCAACGACAATTGA
- a CDS encoding YdeI/OmpD-associated family protein — MADPIAPGTVHHVSSDVAAALRKDAGLLAQWEGLTPLGRNEFLCWIDDAKQAATRARRIERMGEELRAGKRRPCCWAGCIHRTDKAPGKWQQAVLIDGKAAKRP; from the coding sequence GTGGCCGATCCCATCGCCCCCGGCACCGTGCACCACGTGTCGAGCGATGTCGCGGCGGCGCTGCGCAAAGACGCTGGTCTGCTCGCGCAATGGGAAGGCCTGACGCCGCTCGGTCGCAACGAGTTTCTCTGCTGGATCGACGATGCCAAGCAGGCGGCGACCCGCGCCCGCCGGATCGAACGGATGGGGGAGGAGCTGCGCGCCGGCAAACGCCGGCCCTGTTGCTGGGCGGGATGCATCCACCGCACCGACAAGGCACCGGGCAAATGGCAACAGGCCGTGCTGATCGACGGCAAGGCGGCGAAGCGACCATGA
- a CDS encoding VOC family protein, with protein METQQLHRGRLIDHIHLVVADIEACRRFYTAVLGVLGIPIGGGGDDYFWADELFVSTADSEAALGKLTGRHHIGFQAADRAAVDAFHQAGLASGGTDNGAPGNRPYHPGYYAAFLLDPAGNNIEAVHHGEARKSASSVVVEFEE; from the coding sequence ATGGAAACCCAGCAGCTTCATCGTGGCCGCCTGATCGACCATATCCACCTCGTCGTTGCCGATATCGAGGCGTGCCGCCGCTTCTATACCGCCGTGTTGGGCGTGCTCGGCATCCCGATCGGTGGCGGCGGCGACGACTATTTCTGGGCGGACGAACTGTTCGTCTCGACTGCGGATAGCGAGGCGGCGCTCGGCAAGCTTACCGGCCGCCACCATATCGGGTTTCAGGCAGCCGATCGGGCAGCGGTCGACGCATTCCATCAGGCCGGCCTCGCCTCCGGCGGCACCGACAATGGCGCGCCGGGCAACCGGCCCTATCACCCGGGCTATTACGCGGCGTTCCTGCTCGATCCTGCGGGCAACAACATCGAGGCGGTCCATCACGGTGAAGCACGCAAAAGCGCATCGTCGGTCGTGGTCGAATTTGAGGAATGA
- the folP gene encoding dihydropteroate synthase produces MSEIPPAARLYLRPVAPVDSPIGYDGQVARLAGGLGWFAAYELIAVESGRRVAQRLLPVEQLPALLTQLPDTQAERLRTLATAISAPRPVIRAGERTLRLDQPLVAGILNVTPDSFSDGGKHGGDPEAIAQAGFDMGLAGASLVDVGGESTRPGAEAVWEGDEIKRVVPVIERLAKAGVPVSIDTRKAAVMEAALAAGAHIVNDVAALAYDPRAIDVVARAACPVILMHSPDPAQSPHGGSGYRDPLIDVFDWLEARVDAVVAGGVQRSNILVDPGIGFGKSLADNLALMNGLTLFHGLGLPIMLGASRKRMIGALDHEAPVERRLGGSLALAMKGAEAGCQLLRVHDVPETVQAVRVWRGMKDHGLVGQPG; encoded by the coding sequence ATGAGCGAAATTCCCCCCGCCGCCCGCCTCTACCTCCGCCCCGTCGCGCCGGTCGACAGCCCGATCGGTTACGATGGTCAGGTCGCGCGGCTCGCCGGGGGGCTGGGCTGGTTCGCCGCCTATGAGCTGATCGCGGTCGAGAGCGGCCGCCGGGTCGCCCAGCGACTGCTACCCGTCGAGCAACTTCCCGCCCTGCTTACCCAGCTTCCGGACACGCAGGCCGAGCGGCTCCGCACCCTAGCCACGGCCATCTCCGCGCCGCGTCCGGTGATCCGCGCCGGCGAGCGGACCTTGCGGCTCGACCAGCCCTTGGTCGCCGGCATCCTCAACGTCACCCCCGACAGCTTCTCCGACGGTGGCAAGCATGGCGGCGATCCCGAAGCGATCGCACAGGCCGGGTTCGACATGGGGCTCGCTGGCGCGTCTTTGGTCGATGTCGGCGGCGAATCGACCCGGCCCGGGGCGGAGGCGGTGTGGGAGGGCGACGAGATCAAGCGCGTCGTCCCGGTGATCGAGCGGCTCGCAAAGGCCGGGGTCCCCGTCTCGATCGACACGCGCAAGGCAGCGGTGATGGAGGCGGCGCTGGCCGCCGGCGCACATATCGTCAACGATGTCGCCGCGCTCGCCTATGATCCGCGCGCGATTGATGTGGTGGCACGGGCGGCATGTCCCGTGATCCTAATGCACTCGCCCGACCCCGCGCAGTCGCCGCATGGCGGAAGCGGCTATCGCGACCCGCTGATCGACGTGTTCGACTGGCTTGAGGCGCGGGTCGATGCGGTGGTCGCGGGCGGGGTCCAGCGGAGCAACATTCTGGTCGATCCGGGCATCGGTTTCGGCAAGTCGCTCGCCGACAATCTCGCGCTGATGAACGGCCTGACGCTGTTCCACGGCCTGGGCCTGCCGATCATGCTGGGCGCGAGCCGCAAGCGGATGATCGGCGCGCTCGACCATGAGGCCCCGGTCGAACGGCGGCTGGGCGGCTCACTGGCGCTGGCGATGAAAGGGGCGGAGGCGGGCTGCCAGCTGTTGCGCGTCCATGATGTGCCCGAAACGGTGCAGGCGGTACGCGTGTGGCGCGGCATGAAGGATCACGGGCTGGTCGGCCAGCCGGGATAA
- a CDS encoding dicarboxylate/amino acid:cation symporter codes for MSQATRIFVALILALVIGVTAAALAPERALIAADWVQPIGTMWLHALQMTIVPLVVSLLITGIAATAEAARASTLATRAFITFIILLWISSALGGALTLGLLSAFPLGADLANALREALGSAPPTGEVPPFSAFLVALVPSNPIASAVNDAFLPMILFTTVFAFAITRLPVEERARLTGFFQALGNAMLVVINWVLWLGPIGVGALAYVVGARAGTSAFGALLHYVAIVSAVGIVLWLLAVPFAWGVAKVSPGRFVRAILPSQVVAASTQSSLASLPAMLRSTESLGVPVARAGVVLPLAVALFRWTGPAMNFAVAIYVAHWFGMELTAGQIAAGWAAAAITTMGAVGLPGTISFVSSIAPIAIAMGVPIAPLGLLVAVETIPDIFRTLGNVAMDVGATRAIAGEGEADSEADALLREGGKACSNGLCAYMMRI; via the coding sequence ATGTCGCAAGCAACCCGTATCTTTGTTGCCCTCATCCTGGCGCTGGTCATCGGCGTCACGGCCGCGGCGCTGGCCCCCGAACGCGCGCTGATCGCCGCCGACTGGGTCCAGCCAATCGGGACGATGTGGCTCCACGCGCTGCAGATGACGATCGTGCCGCTGGTGGTGTCGCTGCTGATCACCGGCATCGCCGCGACTGCCGAAGCCGCGCGGGCGAGCACGCTGGCGACACGGGCGTTCATCACCTTCATCATCCTGTTGTGGATCAGCTCGGCCTTGGGCGGGGCGCTGACCCTGGGCCTGTTGTCGGCATTTCCGCTGGGCGCGGATCTCGCCAATGCGCTGCGCGAGGCATTGGGCAGCGCGCCGCCGACCGGAGAGGTGCCGCCCTTCTCCGCCTTCCTCGTCGCCTTGGTGCCGTCCAACCCGATCGCGTCGGCGGTCAACGACGCGTTCCTGCCGATGATCCTGTTCACCACCGTCTTCGCCTTCGCGATCACGCGGTTGCCGGTGGAGGAGCGCGCGCGGCTGACCGGGTTCTTCCAGGCGCTGGGCAATGCGATGCTGGTCGTGATCAACTGGGTGTTGTGGCTGGGGCCGATCGGGGTCGGCGCGCTCGCCTATGTCGTCGGGGCGCGGGCGGGGACGTCGGCGTTCGGGGCGCTGCTCCATTATGTCGCGATCGTGAGCGCGGTGGGGATCGTGCTGTGGCTGCTCGCGGTGCCGTTCGCCTGGGGCGTGGCGAAGGTGTCGCCGGGGCGGTTCGTGCGCGCGATCCTGCCGAGCCAGGTGGTGGCGGCATCGACCCAGAGCTCGCTCGCCAGCCTGCCCGCGATGCTGCGCTCGACCGAATCGCTCGGCGTGCCGGTGGCGCGGGCGGGCGTGGTGCTGCCGCTGGCGGTGGCGCTGTTCCGCTGGACCGGGCCGGCGATGAACTTTGCCGTCGCCATCTATGTCGCGCACTGGTTCGGGATGGAGCTGACCGCGGGACAGATCGCCGCGGGCTGGGCGGCGGCGGCGATCACCACGATGGGCGCGGTGGGGCTGCCCGGGACGATCAGCTTCGTCTCGTCGATCGCGCCGATCGCCATCGCGATGGGCGTGCCGATCGCGCCCCTGGGGCTGCTGGTCGCGGTCGAGACGATTCCGGACATCTTCCGCACGTTGGGCAATGTCGCGATGGACGTGGGCGCGACGCGGGCGATTGCGGGCGAGGGCGAGGCCGACAGCGAGGCGGATGCGTTGCTGCGCGAGGGGGGTAAGGCTTGCTCAAATGGTTTATGCGCATATATGATGCGCATATGA
- a CDS encoding 2-dehydropantoate 2-reductase, which yields MSAIAVVGTGAVGASVAAWLIAAPDHDVTLCARTPFDTLRVETPDGVLESQPRILTDPAAAQPVDWVLVVTKTYDASGAQRWLDHLIGPDTNVAILQNGVEHRSRFPGIDPARIVPVIVDIPAERRAPGDVVQRRSGSLTVPNDPAGTAFAALFAHSPIDTILTDDWQSAAWRKLAINCAGAVNALTLQPSGIARDAEAAELMRALIRECIAVGRAEGATLPDDLPDSIVEGYRNSPPDSINSIHADRLAGRPTEADARNGVIARLGARHGIDAPLNRMADVVLRKATSR from the coding sequence TTGAGCGCAATCGCGGTCGTCGGCACCGGCGCGGTCGGGGCGAGCGTCGCCGCCTGGCTGATCGCCGCGCCGGACCATGACGTCACCCTGTGCGCCCGCACGCCGTTCGACACGCTGCGCGTCGAGACGCCCGACGGGGTTCTCGAAAGCCAGCCCCGCATCCTCACCGACCCCGCCGCCGCGCAGCCGGTCGACTGGGTACTGGTGGTGACCAAGACCTATGACGCCTCCGGCGCACAGCGCTGGCTCGACCATCTGATCGGCCCCGACACCAATGTCGCGATCCTCCAGAACGGGGTCGAACATCGCAGCCGCTTTCCCGGCATCGACCCCGCGCGCATCGTGCCGGTGATCGTCGATATCCCCGCCGAACGCCGCGCCCCCGGCGATGTCGTGCAGCGCCGCAGCGGCAGCCTCACCGTCCCGAACGACCCCGCCGGAACCGCCTTCGCCGCGCTGTTCGCGCACAGCCCGATCGACACGATCCTGACCGACGACTGGCAAAGCGCCGCGTGGCGCAAGCTCGCGATCAATTGCGCGGGCGCGGTCAACGCGCTCACCCTCCAGCCGTCCGGCATCGCTCGCGACGCAGAAGCCGCCGAACTGATGCGCGCTCTGATCCGCGAATGCATCGCGGTCGGCCGCGCCGAGGGCGCGACCCTTCCCGACGACCTGCCCGACAGCATCGTCGAGGGCTATCGCAACAGCCCGCCGGATTCGATCAACTCGATCCACGCCGACCGCCTCGCCGGCCGCCCGACCGAGGCCGACGCCCGCAACGGCGTGATCGCGCGATTGGGGGCAAGGCACGGCATCGATGCGCCACTGAACCGCATGGCAGATGTGGTGTTGCGGAAGGCGACCAGCCGCTAA
- a CDS encoding NAD(P) transhydrogenase subunit alpha, which yields MKIAVLKETAAGERRVSATPETVKKFVSLGAAVAVELGAGDTGFLSDASFEAAGATIGSRAQVLADADIVLGVQGPDPATLAGIKPGAWLAAGLNPFGERARVDAYAALGIEALAMEFMPRITRAQSMDILSSQSNLAGYKAVLDAASEYGRIFPMMMTAAGTVSAAKVFVMGVGVAGLQAIATARRLGAQVSATDVRSATKEQIQSLGAKPIFVENVAGIEGEGSGGYATEMSDEYKAAQAELVSSHIAKQDIVITTALIPGRPAPRLITDAQIASMRPGSVIVDLAVEAGGNVEGAVAGEVVERHGVKIVGHRNVSSRLASDASALFARNLYNFLSAFWDKESGKPVLDEEIGDAIRLTKDGKVVNERLLA from the coding sequence GTGAAGATCGCGGTCCTCAAGGAGACCGCCGCCGGTGAGCGGCGGGTCTCCGCGACGCCGGAAACCGTCAAGAAATTCGTCTCGCTGGGTGCTGCTGTCGCAGTCGAACTCGGGGCGGGTGACACCGGTTTCCTATCCGATGCAAGCTTCGAAGCTGCGGGCGCGACCATCGGTTCACGCGCGCAGGTGCTGGCCGATGCCGATATCGTGCTGGGCGTGCAGGGTCCCGATCCAGCGACGCTGGCGGGGATCAAGCCCGGTGCTTGGCTGGCGGCTGGCCTCAACCCGTTCGGTGAGCGCGCCCGCGTCGATGCTTATGCGGCGCTGGGGATCGAGGCGCTGGCGATGGAGTTCATGCCGCGCATTACACGCGCGCAGTCGATGGACATCCTCTCCTCCCAGTCGAACCTCGCGGGATACAAGGCAGTGCTCGACGCCGCGTCCGAATATGGCCGCATCTTCCCGATGATGATGACGGCTGCAGGCACCGTGTCCGCGGCCAAGGTGTTCGTCATGGGCGTCGGCGTCGCCGGGCTTCAGGCGATCGCCACCGCCCGCCGCCTCGGCGCGCAGGTGTCGGCAACCGATGTGCGCTCGGCCACCAAGGAACAGATCCAGTCGCTCGGCGCCAAGCCGATCTTCGTCGAAAATGTCGCGGGGATCGAGGGCGAAGGCTCGGGCGGTTACGCCACCGAGATGAGCGACGAATACAAGGCGGCGCAGGCCGAGCTGGTCTCGTCGCACATCGCCAAGCAGGACATCGTCATCACCACTGCGCTGATCCCGGGCCGCCCGGCCCCGCGCCTCATCACCGACGCACAGATCGCGTCGATGCGGCCGGGCAGCGTCATCGTCGACCTAGCGGTCGAAGCCGGCGGCAATGTCGAGGGCGCGGTCGCGGGTGAGGTGGTTGAGCGCCACGGCGTCAAGATCGTCGGCCACCGCAACGTGTCCTCACGGCTGGCGAGCGATGCCTCGGCGCTGTTCGCGCGCAACCTCTACAACTTTCTCTCGGCCTTCTGGGACAAGGAATCTGGCAAGCCGGTGCTCGATGAAGAGATCGGCGACGCGATCCGGCTGACCAAGGATGGCAAGGTAGTGAACGAGCGTCTGCTCGCCTGA
- a CDS encoding cytochrome b has product MREAYDRYSNISILLHWLIAGLLVANVIIAIAMNSDPAWFVWHKSIGISVLLLTLVRVAWRVTHPWPRFPDTMPNWERAASRATHIAFYVLLLAVPLLGWAAVSAGTRGTGMLFGVIQWFDLPVGKSVELRTMFGDLHELVVYATLALIAAHIGGALKHQFFDEDVVFHRMLPGLKQSHQDDEI; this is encoded by the coding sequence ATGCGCGAGGCCTATGACCGTTACTCGAACATATCGATCCTGCTCCACTGGCTGATCGCCGGGCTGCTGGTGGCGAACGTGATCATCGCGATTGCCATGAACAGCGACCCCGCCTGGTTCGTCTGGCACAAGTCGATCGGCATTTCGGTGCTGCTGCTGACATTGGTGCGGGTCGCGTGGCGAGTCACCCATCCCTGGCCGCGCTTCCCCGATACGATGCCGAACTGGGAACGCGCCGCGTCGCGCGCAACGCACATCGCGTTCTATGTCCTCCTGCTGGCAGTACCGCTGCTGGGGTGGGCCGCAGTATCCGCAGGCACGCGCGGTACGGGCATGTTGTTCGGCGTAATCCAGTGGTTCGACCTGCCGGTAGGCAAGTCAGTCGAGCTGCGCACGATGTTCGGCGACCTGCACGAACTGGTCGTCTATGCGACCCTCGCGCTGATCGCCGCGCATATCGGCGGGGCGCTCAAGCACCAGTTCTTCGACGAGGATGTGGTGTTCCACCGCATGCTGCCGGGGCTCAAGCAAAGCCACCAGGACGACGAGATCTAG
- a CDS encoding isocitrate lyase — protein MTYIDEIARAAAPIDAQNGRWNGIDAESVARMRLQNRFRTGLDIAKYTAGIMRRDMAAYDADPAAYTQSLGCWHGFIAQQKMIAIKKHFGSTKRRYLYLSGWMVAALRSDFGPLPDQSMHEKTSVPALIEELYTFLKQADARELGMMFRDLDAARDAGNAVEAARIQNAIDNYETHVVPIIADIDAGFGNAEATYLLAKKMIEAGACALQIENQVSDEKQCGHQDGKVTVPHEDFLAKVRACRYAFMELGVDDGIIVTRTDSLGAGLTKQIAYSKEPGDLGDQYNAFLDCEEVTDLSGVNGDVVINRDGKLMKPKRLPSNLFQFREGTGADRCVLDCITSLQNGADLLWIETEKPHIEQIASMVDRIREVVPNAKLVYNNSPSFNWTLNFRQQVFDRWSEQGLDVSAYDRARLMSVEYDGTPLAEEADEKIRTFQKDAAARAGIFHHLITLPTYHTAALSTDNLAKEYFGEMGMLGYVKGVQRQEIRQGIACVKHQNMSGSDIGDDHKEYFAGEAALKAGGVHNTMNQFAA, from the coding sequence ATGACCTATATCGACGAGATCGCCCGGGCCGCTGCCCCCATCGATGCGCAGAACGGCCGCTGGAACGGCATCGACGCCGAATCGGTCGCGCGGATGCGGTTGCAGAACCGGTTCCGCACGGGGCTCGACATTGCGAAGTACACCGCGGGGATCATGCGCCGCGACATGGCGGCCTATGACGCCGATCCGGCGGCCTACACCCAGTCGCTCGGCTGCTGGCACGGCTTCATCGCGCAGCAGAAGATGATCGCGATCAAGAAGCATTTCGGCAGCACCAAGCGGCGCTACCTCTATCTCTCCGGCTGGATGGTCGCCGCGCTGCGCAGCGATTTCGGGCCGCTGCCCGACCAGTCGATGCACGAAAAGACCAGCGTCCCGGCGCTGATCGAGGAACTCTACACCTTCCTCAAACAGGCCGATGCCCGCGAGCTGGGGATGATGTTCCGCGATCTCGATGCGGCGCGGGATGCCGGCAATGCGGTCGAGGCGGCGCGAATCCAGAATGCGATCGACAATTACGAGACGCATGTCGTGCCGATCATCGCCGATATCGACGCGGGCTTTGGCAATGCCGAGGCGACCTATCTGCTCGCCAAGAAGATGATCGAGGCCGGGGCCTGCGCGCTCCAGATCGAGAATCAGGTGAGCGACGAGAAGCAGTGCGGGCATCAGGACGGCAAGGTCACCGTGCCGCACGAGGACTTCCTGGCGAAGGTCCGCGCCTGCCGCTACGCCTTCATGGAACTGGGGGTCGATGACGGGATCATCGTCACGCGGACCGATTCGCTGGGTGCCGGGCTGACCAAGCAGATCGCTTACTCCAAGGAGCCGGGCGATCTGGGCGACCAGTATAACGCGTTCCTCGATTGCGAGGAGGTCACCGACCTGTCGGGCGTCAATGGCGATGTCGTCATCAACCGCGACGGCAAGCTGATGAAGCCCAAAAGGCTGCCGTCGAACCTGTTCCAGTTCCGCGAGGGGACCGGGGCGGATCGCTGCGTCCTCGATTGCATTACGTCGCTCCAGAACGGTGCCGACCTGCTGTGGATCGAGACCGAGAAGCCCCATATCGAGCAGATCGCGTCGATGGTGGACCGGATCCGCGAGGTCGTTCCCAATGCCAAGCTGGTCTACAACAACTCGCCCAGCTTCAACTGGACGCTCAACTTCCGCCAGCAGGTGTTCGACCGGTGGAGCGAGCAGGGGCTCGACGTTTCGGCCTATGACCGGGCCAGGCTGATGAGCGTGGAGTATGACGGCACGCCGCTGGCGGAGGAGGCGGACGAGAAGATCCGCACCTTCCAGAAGGACGCGGCGGCGCGGGCCGGCATCTTCCACCACCTGATCACCTTGCCGACCTATCACACCGCGGCGCTGTCGACCGACAATCTGGCGAAGGAGTATTTCGGCGAGATGGGGATGCTCGGCTACGTCAAGGGCGTGCAGCGGCAGGAGATCCGGCAGGGCATTGCTTGTGTGAAGCACCAGAACATGTCGGGTTCCGACATCGGCGACGATCACAAGGAGTATTTCGCCGGTGAGGCCGCGCTGAAGGCCGGCGGGGTCCACAATACGATGAATCAATTTGCCGCGTAG
- the thiD gene encoding bifunctional hydroxymethylpyrimidine kinase/phosphomethylpyrimidine kinase, which yields MSIPRILIIAGSDSGGGAGIQADIRTVTMLGGHAMTAITTITAQNTLGVTAIHPVPVEIVLAQIDAVTSDIGCDAVKIGMIGSAEIANAVADRLEALDCPIVFDPVMIATSGSVLADPETIAAFERLMTIASVVTPNLPELTALGGRQAVLAYGCHLAEKGGHKEGPTIVDQLYAPKDRLVMEVEAERIDTPDTHGTGCTFAAALATGLGSGLSIGEAFIQAVRFVRLAILNAPGLGEGHGPVGHALGMVPFDIVDGEGDDDDA from the coding sequence ATGAGCATCCCCCGCATCCTGATCATTGCCGGGTCCGACTCGGGCGGCGGGGCGGGCATCCAGGCCGATATCCGCACCGTCACCATGCTCGGCGGCCATGCCATGACCGCGATCACCACGATCACCGCGCAGAACACGCTCGGCGTCACCGCCATTCACCCGGTCCCGGTCGAGATCGTGCTGGCGCAGATCGACGCGGTGACCTCCGACATCGGCTGTGACGCGGTGAAGATCGGGATGATCGGATCGGCCGAGATCGCCAACGCGGTCGCCGATCGGCTGGAGGCGCTCGACTGCCCGATCGTGTTCGATCCGGTGATGATCGCCACCAGCGGATCGGTGCTCGCCGACCCCGAGACGATCGCCGCGTTCGAACGGCTGATGACCATCGCATCCGTGGTGACCCCCAACCTCCCCGAACTCACCGCACTCGGCGGGCGTCAGGCGGTGCTCGCCTATGGCTGCCACCTCGCCGAAAAGGGCGGGCACAAAGAAGGGCCGACGATCGTCGACCAGCTCTATGCGCCCAAGGACCGGCTGGTCATGGAGGTCGAGGCCGAGCGGATCGACACCCCCGACACGCACGGCACCGGCTGCACCTTCGCCGCCGCGCTCGCCACCGGCCTCGGCTCGGGCCTGTCGATCGGGGAAGCGTTCATTCAGGCGGTGCGCTTCGTCCGCCTCGCCATCCTCAACGCCCCCGGATTGGGCGAAGGCCATGGCCCGGTCGGCCATGCGCTCGGCATGGTCCCGTTCGATATCGTCGATGGCGAGGGTGACGACGACGATGCCTGA